The Aquiluna sp. KACHI24 genome contains a region encoding:
- a CDS encoding cation:proton antiporter has translation MFTILQASGQSPENSMLLAEIGAALLVLGIVAFIANKLKFSVVPLYLLIGLAIGEGGVVPLSLSEEFLNTGAQIGAIMLLLLLGLEYSAYDLAKAFQDRKSAGLIDFVANATPGFVLGWLLGWGLGGALALAGITYVSSSGIAAQLIKEMGWRRSEVSKRAIGVLVFEDLALAPYLPLLTSIVLGVSAVSGIISVSLALAITGLVILVSFRGTAKWSKILDPNEPGGLLLTVFGAALLAAGLADLVGFSGVVAAFLIGLLLTGEVAETARARLSPIRDIFSAIFFLFFGITTDPADLPAVFPLALLLTALGIAGKYLVGWWVTRDLSDPMSAWRATGFLIARGEFSMVIAALAAPIVLGIQLQALTLAYVIMTAFAASVVLRFSRSQLDRR, from the coding sequence ATGTTCACAATCCTGCAAGCATCTGGTCAATCGCCAGAAAACTCCATGCTGCTTGCAGAGATTGGCGCGGCACTTTTGGTGCTGGGTATCGTGGCCTTCATTGCCAACAAGCTCAAGTTTTCGGTCGTTCCGCTATACCTGCTAATCGGGTTAGCAATCGGAGAGGGTGGGGTAGTCCCGCTGTCACTCAGCGAAGAGTTCTTGAACACCGGTGCTCAAATAGGCGCAATCATGCTGCTTCTTCTTCTGGGGCTCGAGTATTCCGCCTACGACCTTGCCAAGGCTTTTCAAGATCGAAAGAGTGCCGGTCTTATCGACTTTGTTGCGAACGCCACCCCTGGATTTGTATTGGGTTGGTTGTTGGGTTGGGGGCTCGGGGGAGCCCTCGCGCTCGCCGGTATCACCTATGTTTCATCATCGGGTATTGCTGCCCAGCTGATCAAAGAAATGGGCTGGCGGCGCTCTGAGGTTTCTAAACGCGCAATCGGGGTTTTGGTTTTTGAGGACCTAGCACTTGCTCCTTATCTACCGCTTTTGACCTCAATCGTTTTGGGTGTGTCGGCAGTATCTGGAATCATCTCCGTTTCGCTAGCTCTTGCAATCACAGGTTTGGTGATTCTGGTCAGCTTCAGAGGCACTGCGAAGTGGAGCAAGATTCTTGATCCAAATGAGCCCGGTGGTTTGCTCCTCACGGTATTTGGTGCTGCGCTGTTAGCGGCAGGATTGGCCGACCTCGTTGGCTTTTCGGGCGTCGTAGCAGCGTTCTTGATCGGACTGCTGCTAACCGGTGAGGTGGCAGAAACGGCACGTGCGAGATTGAGCCCGATCCGCGACATCTTCTCGGCCATCTTCTTCTTATTCTTTGGAATCACTACAGATCCAGCAGATCTACCTGCGGTATTTCCTCTTGCATTACTGCTGACCGCACTTGGTATTGCCGGAAAATACCTGGTGGGCTGGTGGGTCACCCGAGATCTGAGCGATCCCATGAGCGCGTGGCGGGCAACTGGTTTTCTGATTGCCCGTGGCGAGTTCTCGATGGTGATTGCAGCGCTGGCGGCCCCCATAGTTTTGGGCATTCAGCTTCAGGCGTTGACTTTGGCCTACGTAATCATGACCGCCTTTGCGGCATCCGTGGTGCTGCGCTTTTCTAGGAGTCAACTTGACCGTCGCTAG
- the pepN gene encoding aminopeptidase N: protein MPGENLTRIEAQERAANLKVHSYQVALDLTKGPETFESHTTVSFEATAGYSTFIDAITDSVEQIELNGELLDPATHSDGVRIQLPNLKEKNTLVIKATGKYSNSGEGLHRFVDPVDNEVYLYTQFEVPDSRRMFPVFEQPDLKAEFSFSIIAPSYWEVTSNQATPKATVLSDGISRWDFAPTPRISSYITALIAGPYAKWTDELTSTSGNKIPLGVFCRKSLAEYMDPEYIFEKTKQGFDFFENLFGVPYPFEKYDQLWVPDFNAGAMENAGAVTFTENYVFRSAVTDATRERRVVTILHELAHMWFGDLVTMRWWNDLWLNESFAEYASTLATAEATEWKEAWTTFASLEKNWAYRQDQLPSTHPIVATINDLEDVQVNFDGITYAKGASVLKQLVAWVGQEPFVRGVSSYFKKHAWGNTELQDLLVELERESGRDLTSWSKLWLETAGVNTLKPDFTLDADGNYSSFHVVQTAIEEQPTIRPHRMGVGLFNLVDGKLIRSEYLELDIDGPRSAVPQLVGKKQPDLLLLNDNDLAYAKIRLDDRSAKAALGNLSGIEDTLARTLVWTAAWDATRDGESPASDFIDLVLGHIGTETESTTILTLLRQLVTTGTLYTAPAKREAALNKIADGLIELASKAKHGSDSQLQFVKFVPQFARTQAHAKWMQELLEGKTALAGLVVDQDVRWELVIGLVICGVFGEGEIAKELERDNTANGQKFAAAATAAIPTSEGKLAIWKKLTETEEFSNTLINSASLAFGRVNDTALLNPYADHYLANAERIWDERSYHIAAYLLNNLYPIQLANEELAQKTKVLIEKDSIKAKPALRRILVENLAALERGLAAQKKDA from the coding sequence ATGCCTGGTGAAAACCTCACTCGTATTGAAGCCCAAGAGCGCGCAGCCAACTTGAAGGTCCACAGCTACCAAGTTGCACTAGATCTGACCAAGGGTCCAGAAACTTTCGAATCACACACCACAGTCAGTTTTGAGGCCACAGCGGGTTACTCAACTTTTATCGACGCGATCACCGACAGCGTTGAGCAGATTGAACTCAATGGAGAGTTGTTAGATCCGGCCACTCACTCCGATGGCGTTCGAATTCAATTGCCTAACCTCAAGGAAAAGAACACCTTGGTAATCAAGGCAACCGGTAAGTATTCAAATTCTGGCGAGGGCCTTCACCGCTTTGTCGACCCAGTGGACAACGAGGTTTACCTCTACACCCAGTTCGAGGTTCCAGACTCCCGACGCATGTTTCCAGTGTTTGAGCAGCCCGACCTCAAGGCCGAGTTCAGCTTCAGCATCATCGCTCCAAGCTATTGGGAGGTCACTTCCAACCAGGCAACACCAAAGGCCACTGTGCTATCTGATGGCATCTCACGTTGGGACTTTGCGCCCACTCCAAGGATTTCTAGCTACATCACGGCATTGATTGCAGGACCCTACGCAAAGTGGACCGATGAACTAACTTCAACCTCTGGCAACAAGATTCCGCTGGGAGTCTTTTGCCGCAAGTCCCTAGCTGAGTACATGGACCCGGAGTACATCTTCGAGAAGACCAAGCAGGGCTTTGACTTCTTCGAGAATCTGTTTGGGGTCCCGTACCCGTTCGAAAAGTATGACCAGCTCTGGGTTCCAGACTTCAACGCGGGAGCCATGGAAAATGCTGGCGCAGTCACCTTTACGGAAAACTACGTATTCCGCTCTGCAGTCACCGATGCAACCAGAGAGCGTCGAGTTGTAACCATCCTGCACGAGCTTGCCCACATGTGGTTTGGCGACCTGGTGACCATGCGCTGGTGGAATGACCTATGGCTAAACGAATCTTTCGCCGAGTATGCCTCCACCTTGGCCACCGCTGAAGCCACCGAGTGGAAGGAAGCCTGGACCACATTCGCATCGCTGGAGAAGAACTGGGCATACCGTCAGGATCAGCTGCCATCCACTCACCCAATCGTGGCTACCATCAATGATCTTGAAGATGTTCAGGTCAACTTCGACGGCATCACCTACGCCAAGGGAGCCTCAGTTCTAAAGCAGCTGGTTGCTTGGGTCGGCCAGGAGCCCTTCGTTCGAGGAGTTTCGAGCTACTTCAAAAAGCACGCTTGGGGAAACACAGAACTTCAGGACCTGCTCGTAGAACTGGAGCGCGAATCGGGGCGCGACCTCACAAGCTGGTCCAAGCTCTGGCTGGAAACCGCTGGAGTAAATACCCTGAAGCCTGACTTCACCCTCGACGCTGATGGAAACTACAGCTCATTCCACGTCGTCCAGACTGCCATCGAGGAGCAACCAACTATCCGTCCGCACCGCATGGGCGTGGGCCTATTCAACCTTGTCGATGGAAAGCTGATTCGCAGCGAGTATCTAGAGCTCGACATCGATGGCCCTCGCAGTGCGGTGCCACAGCTTGTTGGCAAGAAGCAACCAGATTTGCTACTGCTGAACGACAACGACCTCGCCTACGCGAAGATTCGACTGGATGATCGCTCAGCCAAGGCTGCCCTGGGCAACCTATCAGGCATCGAGGACACCTTGGCTAGAACCTTGGTGTGGACTGCGGCTTGGGATGCAACAAGAGATGGTGAGTCACCAGCCTCTGACTTCATTGACCTGGTTTTGGGCCACATTGGCACAGAGACTGAGTCGACAACTATCCTCACACTGTTGCGCCAACTCGTAACCACGGGAACTCTTTACACTGCCCCAGCAAAGCGCGAGGCAGCGTTGAACAAGATTGCTGATGGGCTGATTGAGCTTGCCTCAAAGGCGAAGCATGGTTCAGATTCTCAGCTTCAGTTCGTGAAGTTTGTGCCTCAGTTCGCTCGCACGCAAGCTCACGCCAAGTGGATGCAGGAATTGCTCGAGGGCAAGACCGCGCTCGCCGGTTTGGTTGTTGATCAAGATGTGCGCTGGGAGCTAGTCATCGGATTGGTGATTTGTGGCGTCTTCGGAGAGGGTGAAATCGCCAAGGAGCTCGAGCGCGACAACACCGCAAACGGTCAGAAGTTCGCCGCCGCGGCGACGGCCGCAATTCCAACCTCAGAGGGCAAGCTGGCGATTTGGAAGAAGCTAACCGAAACTGAGGAGTTCTCAAACACCTTGATCAACTCCGCTTCATTAGCTTTTGGTCGAGTGAATGACACTGCTCTACTTAATCCATACGCCGATCACTATCTGGCCAATGCCGAGCGAATCTGGGATGAGCGCAGCTACCACATCGCTGCATACCTACTCAACAACCTCTACCCGATTCAGCTGGCTAACGAAGAGTTGGCTCAGAAGACCAAGGTTCTAATCGAAAAGGATTCCATCAAGGCGAAACCAGCTCTGAGAAGAATCCTGGTTGAGAACCTGGCAGCTTTGGAGCGAGGGCTAGCCGCACAGAAGAAAGACGCCTAA
- a CDS encoding mechanosensitive ion channel family protein, with protein sequence MLWLESLGVWETPARIGMILALAVIARIVLAFSIRKTTRAILEGARSVSKNAKGSKGNGERVAQRGKTISAVLDNFATWTLVITVIVMILSELGVDVGALIAVSTIVGAAVGFGAQTLVKDVISGIFMVFEDQFGVGDDVNLGAVVGKVERVRLRVTEVRDQDGMLWFVRNGEIINVGNGSHGKSL encoded by the coding sequence ATGCTTTGGCTTGAGAGTCTTGGGGTCTGGGAAACGCCAGCCAGAATCGGAATGATTCTGGCCCTGGCGGTCATTGCAAGAATCGTTCTGGCGTTCTCAATCCGCAAGACAACTCGAGCTATTTTGGAGGGCGCTAGGTCAGTTTCTAAGAACGCCAAAGGATCCAAGGGCAATGGTGAGCGCGTTGCTCAGCGCGGCAAGACAATCTCTGCAGTACTAGACAACTTCGCTACCTGGACCTTGGTCATCACGGTAATCGTGATGATTCTCAGTGAGTTAGGTGTTGACGTTGGCGCGCTGATCGCGGTCTCAACAATCGTTGGAGCAGCGGTTGGTTTCGGTGCTCAAACCCTGGTCAAAGATGTCATCTCAGGCATCTTCATGGTCTTTGAGGACCAATTTGGTGTTGGCGATGATGTGAATCTTGGGGCCGTGGTTGGCAAGGTTGAGCGGGTAAGACTGAGGGTCACCGAGGTTCGAGACCAAGACGGCATGCTTTGGTTTGTTCGCAACGGCGAGATCATCAACGTTGGCAATGGATCGCATGGAAAATCTCTATGA
- a CDS encoding globin — protein sequence MENLYDRIGEAGFTQLTRVFYEGVANDPLLQPMYPEEDLGPAERRLRMFLEQYWGGPDTYQQERGHPRLRMRHFEFKIGPKARDAWLAHMRKAVDSLELSALDEAMLWDYLERAAHAMLNSFED from the coding sequence ATGGAAAATCTCTATGACCGCATCGGTGAAGCGGGTTTTACCCAACTCACCAGGGTCTTTTACGAGGGTGTTGCCAACGATCCACTGCTGCAACCGATGTACCCAGAAGAGGACTTAGGTCCTGCGGAGCGCCGGCTCAGAATGTTTCTAGAGCAGTACTGGGGTGGACCTGATACCTACCAGCAAGAGCGTGGCCACCCAAGACTTCGGATGCGACACTTTGAGTTCAAGATTGGCCCTAAGGCACGAGATGCGTGGTTGGCACACATGCGAAAAGCCGTTGACTCCCTTGAGTTGTCGGCTTTGGATGAAGCCATGCTGTGGGATTATCTAGAGCGTGCCGCACACGCGATGCTAAATAGCTTCGAGGACTAA
- a CDS encoding acyl-CoA thioesterase II: protein MTIAIPDDPVKDLLRVLDLKQLTPTEFVGETQWMPHGRVFGGQVLAQALTAAQRTLNQSRPVHSLHSYFLRPGDINLEICFSVEILRDGKSFSARRVHALQNDVPIFSMIASFQEHSPGLEHSTDFPTGVPDPESLPSAANLLGQIDHPIAEYWSKARPFDLRHVNGPLYFGAAKDNAPNQMVWFRALGEFSDDLKLNAAALAYASDYSILEPILKRHGIAWAHPGLSSASLDHAMWFHRPSKVDQWHLYVQESPSAQGGRGLSIGKIFNQSGELVATCAQEGMVRVPEVS from the coding sequence ATGACCATCGCCATCCCAGATGACCCAGTCAAGGACTTGCTCAGGGTCCTCGACCTGAAGCAATTGACTCCAACCGAATTCGTTGGTGAAACCCAGTGGATGCCCCATGGTCGAGTTTTCGGTGGTCAAGTTTTGGCTCAGGCTCTGACGGCAGCCCAGCGCACTCTGAATCAATCCAGACCGGTTCACTCCCTGCACTCTTATTTTTTGCGGCCGGGCGATATCAACCTCGAAATATGTTTTTCCGTGGAGATTCTTCGAGATGGAAAGAGCTTCAGTGCTCGGAGAGTTCACGCTCTTCAAAACGATGTTCCCATCTTCTCCATGATTGCCTCGTTCCAGGAACACTCCCCAGGTTTAGAACACAGCACCGATTTTCCAACTGGTGTTCCGGACCCAGAGTCACTGCCTTCGGCAGCAAATCTCTTAGGGCAAATTGATCACCCGATCGCTGAATACTGGTCGAAGGCTAGGCCATTTGACCTGAGGCATGTGAACGGTCCGCTCTACTTCGGAGCGGCGAAGGACAATGCCCCGAACCAAATGGTTTGGTTCAGGGCGCTTGGGGAATTCTCAGATGACCTGAAGTTGAACGCGGCCGCGCTGGCATACGCGTCTGACTACTCGATACTCGAGCCGATTCTCAAGCGTCATGGCATAGCCTGGGCACACCCAGGTCTCAGCTCCGCGAGCTTGGATCACGCGATGTGGTTTCACAGACCTTCAAAAGTTGACCAGTGGCACCTGTATGTTCAAGAAAGCCCATCAGCGCAGGGCGGCAGAGGCCTATCTATCGGCAAGATCTTCAACCAGTCGGGCGAGCTGGTGGCAACCTGCGCCCAAGAGGGCATGGTCAGAGTCCCTGAAGTTTCCTAG
- the ettA gene encoding energy-dependent translational throttle protein EttA — MAEFIYQMIKARKAHGDKVILDDVTLAFYPGAKIGVVGPNGAGKSSVLKIMAGLDTPSNGEARLSPGFSVGILMQEPPLNEEKTVLGNVEEAVGELKSKIDRFNEISAELANPDADYDSLLSEMGGLQEEIDAQNGWDLENQLEQAMDALRCPPGDTPVTHLSGGERRRVALCKLLLQKPDLLLLDEPTNHLDAESVLWLEQHLAKYPGAVLAVTHDRYFLDNVAEWILELDRGRAYPYEGNYSTYLEKKAERLSVQGKKDAKLAKRLADELEWVRSSPKAKQTKSKARLARYEEMAAEAEKTRKLDFEEIQIPPGPRLGNVVIEAKNISKGFDGRPLFSNLSFSLPRNGIVGIIGPNGVGKSTLFKCITGLHELDSGDLKVGETVKISYVDQNRAGIDPNKSLWEVVSGGLDFITVGQVEMPSRAYVAAFGFKGGDQQKKAGVLSGGERNRLNLALTLKQGGNLLLLDEPTNDLDVETLASLENALLEFPGCAVVITHDRWFLDRVASHILAYEGTDENPDQWYWFEGNFEAYEANKVERLGPEAAKPHRSTYRRLTRD, encoded by the coding sequence TTGGCTGAATTTATCTACCAGATGATCAAAGCTCGCAAAGCACATGGCGACAAGGTCATTCTTGACGATGTCACGCTTGCCTTTTATCCAGGCGCAAAAATTGGTGTCGTTGGACCAAACGGCGCAGGTAAGTCATCAGTCCTGAAAATCATGGCCGGGCTTGACACGCCTTCGAATGGCGAGGCTCGACTTTCTCCTGGCTTCAGCGTCGGAATCTTGATGCAGGAGCCTCCGCTCAATGAGGAGAAGACGGTTCTTGGCAATGTTGAGGAAGCCGTTGGTGAGCTCAAGAGCAAGATCGACCGCTTCAACGAGATTTCCGCAGAGCTAGCCAATCCAGACGCTGATTACGATTCCCTGCTCTCTGAAATGGGTGGCCTGCAAGAAGAGATTGACGCCCAGAACGGCTGGGATCTTGAAAACCAACTTGAGCAGGCGATGGATGCATTGCGCTGCCCTCCGGGGGACACCCCAGTAACTCACCTATCAGGTGGTGAGCGTCGACGAGTCGCGCTTTGCAAGCTGCTGTTGCAAAAACCGGACCTGCTTCTTCTGGATGAGCCAACCAACCACCTCGATGCCGAGAGCGTGCTCTGGCTCGAGCAGCACCTAGCCAAGTACCCAGGTGCGGTGTTGGCCGTAACCCACGACCGTTACTTCCTCGACAATGTCGCCGAGTGGATCTTGGAGCTAGACCGAGGACGTGCTTATCCGTATGAGGGCAACTACTCCACCTACCTCGAGAAGAAGGCCGAGCGCCTTTCCGTCCAGGGCAAGAAGGACGCCAAGCTTGCAAAACGACTTGCAGACGAGCTCGAGTGGGTCAGATCCTCACCGAAGGCAAAGCAGACAAAATCTAAGGCTCGTTTGGCTCGTTACGAGGAGATGGCAGCTGAGGCCGAGAAGACTAGAAAACTTGATTTTGAAGAGATTCAGATTCCACCGGGACCTCGACTCGGAAATGTTGTTATCGAGGCCAAGAACATCTCGAAGGGCTTTGATGGCAGGCCGCTATTTAGCAACCTGAGTTTCTCCCTTCCACGCAATGGAATCGTCGGAATCATCGGTCCAAACGGTGTCGGAAAGTCGACACTATTCAAGTGCATTACGGGTCTTCACGAACTCGACTCTGGTGACCTAAAGGTTGGCGAGACGGTAAAGATTTCATATGTTGACCAGAACCGTGCCGGCATTGACCCAAATAAGTCCCTCTGGGAAGTTGTCTCGGGTGGGCTTGATTTCATTACCGTGGGTCAGGTCGAAATGCCTTCCAGGGCTTATGTTGCAGCCTTTGGGTTCAAGGGTGGCGACCAGCAAAAGAAGGCCGGTGTGCTTTCCGGTGGTGAGCGCAACCGTCTAAACCTGGCTTTGACATTGAAGCAGGGTGGAAACCTGTTGCTCTTGGACGAGCCGACTAACGACTTAGACGTTGAGACCTTGGCCTCTTTGGAAAATGCATTGCTTGAGTTTCCAGGTTGTGCTGTGGTCATCACACACGACCGCTGGTTCCTTGACCGCGTTGCAAGCCACATTCTTGCCTATGAGGGCACCGACGAGAACCCAGATCAGTGGTACTGGTTCGAAGGTAACTTCGAGGCTTATGAGGCGAATAAGGTTGAGCGACTGGGTCCGGAGGCGGCTAAGCCGCACCGCTCGACTTATCGTCGACTAACTCGCGACTAG
- a CDS encoding single-stranded DNA-binding protein, with protein sequence MSEQITVSGLVATDVKRRETADNLLMCSFRLAANSRRFDATKNTWTTTSTNWFTVVAFRQLAKNILDSISKGDRIVVAGKLKIRDWDNGDRSGTSVEIDADHVGLDLNFGTSTFDRVVIRPDEDELEEELSEELQPA encoded by the coding sequence ATGTCAGAACAAATCACAGTCTCGGGGCTCGTTGCAACGGATGTAAAGCGTCGTGAGACGGCCGACAACCTACTCATGTGCAGTTTCCGGCTCGCGGCGAATTCCCGTCGTTTCGACGCAACGAAAAATACGTGGACCACAACCTCAACCAATTGGTTCACCGTCGTGGCGTTTCGCCAACTAGCCAAAAATATTCTTGACTCAATCAGCAAGGGTGACCGAATCGTAGTTGCCGGCAAGCTCAAAATTCGCGACTGGGATAACGGAGATCGCTCCGGAACCTCGGTCGAAATTGACGCGGACCATGTTGGCCTGGATCTGAACTTCGGCACCAGCACTTTTGATCGCGTGGTGATTCGTCCCGATGAGGATGAACTGGAGGAGGAGCTATCGGAAGAGCTCCAGCCTGCCTAA
- the msrA gene encoding peptide-methionine (S)-S-oxide reductase MsrA encodes MTKFVLGGGCFWCLDSAYSQFKGISDVTCGYTGGHKVNPTYEQVCDGNTGHAEVVSIEFDESVISSDDILDIFFTLHDPTQLNRQGNDIGTQYRSSMFYVSGQREVFEAALERSKAIWGDAVVTEVTELGEFYPAEEYHQDFFAKNPNQGYCVAVVAPKVAKVRSKFTHLLR; translated from the coding sequence ATGACAAAATTCGTTCTAGGCGGCGGCTGCTTCTGGTGTCTCGACTCCGCATACTCTCAGTTCAAGGGCATCTCTGATGTGACCTGTGGTTACACCGGTGGACATAAGGTGAATCCGACCTATGAGCAGGTTTGTGATGGCAACACTGGTCACGCTGAGGTGGTGAGCATTGAGTTTGATGAGAGCGTGATTTCTTCAGATGACATTCTCGACATCTTTTTCACACTGCACGACCCAACTCAACTGAACCGCCAGGGCAATGACATCGGCACTCAGTACCGATCCTCAATGTTCTACGTTTCAGGTCAGCGCGAGGTGTTCGAGGCTGCTCTTGAGCGTTCAAAGGCGATTTGGGGTGATGCCGTGGTTACAGAGGTAACGGAGTTGGGCGAGTTCTATCCAGCAGAGGAGTACCACCAGGACTTCTTCGCCAAGAACCCGAATCAGGGCTATTGCGTAGCCGTGGTCGCCCCAAAGGTTGCCAAGGTCCGCTCAAAGTTCACCCACCTGCTTCGCTAA
- a CDS encoding DMT family transporter: protein MTQKHPTLGVIFALTAALLFGLNASTTKVIIQSGLSAEQVVFIRSMFSATIALIWALIANRSALRVKAKQIPPLLLLGVVGVGALQWTYSLAVVKLPVGIALLIEYTAVLWVPIIMMLFFSESVKKQIWLGAALVLGGLAVVGQVWDSTLNPEGVLWGIAAAASLTFYFISGERIQRNLPTNVTMFYGMTTATLLFLPFANWPAFDFASLGTQLDLTGNLSGTELPLWVLLVWMGVMGSFLPMAFSYLALRHLSATIVGIIATSETVLAFLFALLWLGEVITFTQTLGGIVVVLGILLAQTARKQKTLETVE, encoded by the coding sequence TTGACTCAAAAGCACCCAACTCTAGGCGTGATATTTGCTCTAACCGCCGCACTGCTTTTTGGCTTGAACGCCTCAACCACCAAAGTCATCATTCAATCTGGACTCTCCGCAGAGCAGGTTGTTTTCATTCGCTCGATGTTCTCAGCAACCATCGCCCTGATCTGGGCTCTGATTGCAAATCGCTCCGCCCTTCGAGTGAAGGCGAAGCAAATTCCGCCATTACTACTGCTGGGGGTTGTTGGTGTTGGAGCGCTGCAGTGGACCTATTCACTGGCGGTCGTAAAGCTGCCCGTTGGAATCGCGCTGTTGATTGAGTACACCGCGGTGCTGTGGGTTCCGATAATCATGATGCTGTTCTTCAGCGAATCAGTGAAAAAGCAAATCTGGCTTGGTGCGGCCCTCGTTCTAGGTGGTTTGGCGGTAGTCGGTCAGGTTTGGGATTCGACCCTAAATCCAGAGGGAGTGCTCTGGGGCATTGCTGCCGCAGCATCACTGACTTTCTACTTCATCTCCGGCGAGCGAATTCAGCGCAACCTACCCACCAACGTGACCATGTTTTACGGCATGACCACCGCGACTCTCTTATTCTTGCCATTCGCCAACTGGCCAGCGTTTGACTTCGCATCACTGGGCACGCAACTCGATTTGACGGGCAACCTAAGTGGAACAGAACTGCCGCTGTGGGTGCTTTTGGTTTGGATGGGCGTCATGGGCTCTTTCCTTCCGATGGCATTTAGCTATCTGGCTTTGCGACACCTCAGCGCAACCATCGTCGGCATTATCGCGACAAGTGAGACGGTGCTGGCATTCCTATTTGCCCTGCTGTGGCTGGGCGAGGTCATCACTTTCACACAAACCCTGGGGGGTATAGTGGTGGTGCTCGGAATCCTGCTCGCACAGACCGCGCGGAAGCAAAAGACATTAGAAACAGTTGAGTAA
- the trxA gene encoding thioredoxin — protein sequence MATLDLTLETFETTIKKDGITLVDFWAEWCGPCRMFGPIFEKSSEAHPEIRFGKVDTEAQQELAGMAGITSIPTLMIFRDGILLFNQAGALPGPALEDLIGKVEALDMDEVRAEIAKQQ from the coding sequence ATGGCGACTTTAGACCTGACCCTAGAAACCTTTGAAACCACCATCAAAAAGGATGGCATCACGCTGGTGGATTTCTGGGCAGAGTGGTGTGGACCCTGCCGAATGTTCGGCCCGATCTTTGAAAAATCCTCCGAGGCACACCCGGAGATTAGATTTGGCAAGGTAGACACCGAGGCTCAGCAGGAGTTGGCCGGGATGGCGGGTATCACTTCGATCCCGACCCTAATGATTTTTAGAGACGGCATCTTGCTGTTCAACCAGGCTGGTGCCCTGCCTGGCCCTGCACTGGAAGACCTAATCGGCAAGGTCGAAGCGTTGGACATGGATGAGGTTCGCGCCGAGATTGCTAAGCAGCAGTAA
- the ald gene encoding alanine dehydrogenase, with protein sequence MKIGVPKEVKNNESRVAMTPAGVHELVRRGHQVSVEHNAGVGSGFSDSEYEAAGAQIVATAKEAWSCELVVKVKEPIAQEYPLMVPGQLLFTYLHLAASKECTDALLSNRVTAIAYETVQLPNRQLPLLQPMSEVAGRLSAQIGAYQLMKTNGGIGVLMGGVPGTRKAKVVVIGGGVAGTEAATVAHGMGADVTVIDLSIPRLRELDARFSSQVTTKVSTSYEIAAELKNADLVIGSVLIPGERAPKLVTDEMVKAMRPGSVLVDIAIDQGGCFEHSRPTTHDNPTYEVHQSTYYCVANMPGAVPQTSTQALTNATLPYLMKLAELGWQKACAQDPALALGLNTHDGVLTNSAVHHAFPDLPYSEFAAL encoded by the coding sequence GTGAAGATCGGTGTCCCAAAGGAAGTAAAGAACAACGAGTCTCGCGTGGCAATGACGCCAGCTGGAGTTCACGAGTTGGTGCGTAGAGGACACCAGGTCTCAGTCGAGCACAACGCTGGTGTTGGTTCGGGTTTCTCTGACTCCGAGTACGAGGCTGCCGGCGCACAGATTGTCGCAACAGCCAAAGAGGCATGGTCTTGCGAATTGGTTGTAAAGGTCAAGGAGCCAATTGCTCAGGAGTATCCACTCATGGTTCCCGGGCAGTTGCTATTCACCTATCTGCACCTAGCTGCGTCGAAAGAGTGCACGGATGCACTGCTTTCGAACCGTGTCACAGCAATTGCGTATGAGACTGTCCAGCTTCCAAACCGCCAGCTGCCGCTATTGCAGCCAATGAGCGAGGTTGCCGGACGACTGTCGGCGCAGATCGGTGCATACCAGCTCATGAAAACCAATGGTGGAATTGGTGTCTTGATGGGCGGCGTGCCTGGCACTCGCAAGGCGAAAGTTGTCGTAATCGGTGGTGGCGTCGCTGGTACCGAAGCAGCTACCGTGGCTCACGGCATGGGTGCCGATGTCACCGTGATTGATTTGTCAATCCCAAGACTTCGTGAGTTGGATGCACGCTTCTCATCGCAGGTAACGACCAAGGTCTCAACCTCCTACGAGATCGCTGCTGAACTCAAGAATGCGGATCTGGTGATTGGTTCTGTGTTGATTCCGGGGGAGCGCGCTCCAAAGCTCGTCACCGATGAAATGGTCAAGGCGATGCGACCAGGTTCAGTCTTGGTGGACATAGCAATTGACCAGGGTGGCTGCTTTGAACACTCAAGACCAACCACTCACGACAACCCAACCTACGAGGTGCACCAGAGCACCTATTACTGTGTGGCAAACATGCCAGGGGCTGTGCCGCAGACCTCAACTCAGGCTCTAACCAACGCGACTTTGCCCTATCTGATGAAGCTTGCTGAGCTTGGTTGGCAAAAGGCCTGTGCTCAGGATCCTGCGCTTGCCTTGGGTCTAAACACTCACGATGGCGTGCTGACAAACTCGGCGGTACACCACGCTTTTCCTGATCTTCCCTACAGTGAGTTCGCGGCGCTCTAA